In a single window of the Lebetimonas sp. JH292 genome:
- a CDS encoding 4-hydroxy-3-methylbut-2-enyl diphosphate reductase, with the protein MAENSKNAVTLGPLIHNPLEIKRLAKNYNVNYVDSIEKIDKNIKRVIVRTHGIPKKDLQKLKEKKVEIIDATCPFVKKPQEIVEEMSRLEYDIVIFGDINHPEIKGVMSYSVHERVFVVLDIDELKKIKLKEHIATVAQTTRKIQDYLKITDYLIKNYKEVRVFNTICNATFENQDAVRALAKDADIMIIIGGKNSSNTKQLYNIAKEYAQSHLIENEKEINPEWFKGKKLCGISAGASTPEWLVEKIISKIKEVTWN; encoded by the coding sequence ATTGCCGAAAATTCTAAAAATGCCGTTACACTAGGTCCGCTTATACATAATCCACTTGAAATAAAAAGGCTTGCCAAAAATTATAATGTAAATTATGTTGATTCAATTGAAAAAATAGATAAAAACATAAAAAGGGTGATTGTAAGAACCCACGGTATTCCGAAAAAAGATTTACAAAAGCTTAAAGAAAAAAAAGTTGAAATAATTGACGCCACATGCCCTTTTGTTAAAAAACCCCAAGAAATTGTGGAGGAGATGAGCAGACTTGAATATGATATTGTAATTTTCGGGGATATCAATCATCCTGAAATAAAAGGTGTTATGAGTTACAGCGTTCATGAGAGGGTTTTTGTTGTGCTGGATATTGATGAACTTAAAAAAATAAAACTTAAAGAGCATATAGCGACGGTTGCACAAACTACAAGAAAAATTCAGGATTATTTAAAAATTACTGATTATTTAATAAAAAATTATAAAGAAGTCAGGGTATTCAACACCATCTGTAATGCAACATTTGAGAATCAGGATGCTGTAAGGGCTCTTGCAAAAGATGCGGATATAATGATAATTATAGGTGGTAAAAACTCTTCTAATACAAAACAGTTATATAATATTGCAAAAGAGTATGCCCAGAGCCATTTAATAGAAAATGAAAAAGAAATAAACCCCGAGTGGTTTAAAGGAAAAAAGCTTTGCGGAATCAGTGCCGGTGCCTCGACTCCGGAATGGCTGGTAGAAAAAATAATCTCAAAAATAAAGGAAGTAACATGGAATTGA
- a CDS encoding S1 RNA-binding domain-containing protein yields MELNIGDIVEFNVEKIIKGGFISHIDDSEIFLPKSLSGLKEDESVIGKKVKAKVKEFKENSVVVDRKAYLNEIKEKLESLKEKIISANVTKVKNSGLVIDIDGISGFVPKDEIFYKKIDHKKYISVGDDVEVMLVDPVRRIFSIKKALPNPWEEIKDLNKGDVVKVSVSHITDYGAFVDLGNGAEGFLHISEINWDGMNDLTLGQEIDVEIVEINTDEEKLRVSRKNLLDKPAEEFSKKYKKGDILKGVVTKFINVGAFVEIDGISVLLPNKFVSFKKGEKASDVLNIGDEIEVKVITIEPENNKVIVSRKDVLSNPYEEFAKNYQIGDNVKGKVKHITDFGSFVDLGDVEALVRKEDMKNEYNVGDEFQGKIIELNGDKIKLAE; encoded by the coding sequence ATGGAATTGAATATCGGTGATATAGTTGAATTTAATGTGGAAAAAATAATAAAAGGCGGATTTATTTCCCATATAGACGATAGTGAAATATTTTTGCCAAAAAGCCTGAGCGGTCTTAAAGAAGATGAAAGTGTAATCGGTAAAAAGGTAAAAGCAAAGGTAAAAGAATTTAAAGAAAATTCTGTTGTAGTTGATAGAAAAGCATATTTAAATGAAATAAAAGAAAAATTAGAGAGCTTAAAAGAGAAAATAATATCTGCAAATGTTACAAAGGTTAAAAATTCCGGTCTTGTAATAGATATAGACGGAATCAGCGGTTTTGTTCCAAAAGATGAAATTTTTTATAAAAAAATAGATCATAAGAAATATATCAGTGTCGGAGATGATGTTGAAGTAATGCTTGTTGATCCTGTAAGAAGAATATTTTCCATTAAAAAAGCCCTGCCTAACCCTTGGGAAGAAATTAAAGATTTAAATAAAGGCGATGTTGTAAAAGTCAGTGTTTCACATATTACAGATTACGGCGCTTTTGTTGATTTGGGAAACGGGGCTGAGGGATTTTTGCATATAAGTGAAATTAACTGGGACGGTATGAATGATTTAACTCTGGGGCAGGAAATAGATGTTGAAATAGTGGAAATTAACACGGATGAAGAAAAACTGAGAGTTAGCAGAAAAAATCTTTTGGATAAACCTGCCGAAGAATTTTCTAAAAAATATAAAAAAGGCGACATATTAAAAGGTGTTGTTACAAAATTTATAAATGTAGGCGCTTTTGTTGAAATAGACGGAATAAGTGTTCTTTTACCAAATAAATTTGTAAGTTTTAAAAAAGGGGAAAAAGCAAGCGATGTGTTAAATATCGGCGATGAAATAGAAGTAAAAGTAATTACAATAGAGCCGGAAAATAATAAAGTGATTGTTTCAAGAAAAGATGTTCTTTCAAATCCTTATGAAGAATTTGCAAAAAATTATCAAATTGGAGATAATGTAAAAGGAAAAGTCAAACATATTACTGATTTTGGAAGTTTTGTAGATTTAGGGGATGTTGAAGCACTGGTTAGAAAAGAAGATATGAAAAATGAATATAATGTGGGCGATGAATTCCAAGGTAAAATTATAGAACTTAATGGAGATAAAATTAAGCTTGCTGAATGA
- the ytpR gene encoding YtpR family tRNA-binding protein — translation MIVTRKWLEEFINLDGISTEDIITTLNRIGNEVEGYKKIEIPENVVIGEVIDCVKHPNADKLNVCKVDVGDETLQIVCGAKNVAAGQFVVVSKVGASLPEIKIKKAKLRGIESNGMICAARELGLPDFHEGILVLDNSLGELKKGEYAGNYLNDEIIELGITANSGDCFSIYGIARELAAAFNKNIISEEFTYEEIPEGIGRIVKFEKTDIKHSSHLIKAFQGSVKSNLKIKYRLSLCEIEAKNDLDELIKYSMHATGVLLVASDVKSSFEENNGVDELKTQSGKYQVGIKNDIKLENPSQFIIDANYIDPEYVSEIVFVNKLKTDEYFFKASRGSEPDLKIGMDYFIKESNLKVYSSEIDFITEKKPLVLNVSSKEICEIIGQNIEEEKIVEILKKLGFVIEIIGDETFRVKIPEFRADVKNIQDVSEEVLRIYGIDEIKSSPLNFEEKNRINDIINKIDFINELKLKSVSLGFYEAIHFVFDDKERLKKYGFEVVDEKLDLANPIVNELSTLRSTLLLQLLDDIKRNRANGYKSIYLFTIGSVYNKNRVELTKAAYVISSNAEFENITNQGKPKKVEFKDMIEKLSSVIGEFKLMQNDSHPLAHPYQNAKIIKDGKEIGVVAKLHPKVQKEFDIEDTVFAEIDLNKLKRPKKEAKIINKFPKVNRDLSIVTDKNITYKQIFELIDNLNIKELIDFYPIDIYDLGKSNSLTIRFVIQGEKTLTDNEINDIMQKIIKKLEEKGFSLR, via the coding sequence ATGATAGTAACAAGAAAATGGCTGGAAGAATTTATAAATTTAGACGGTATATCAACCGAAGATATTATAACCACACTTAACAGAATAGGAAATGAAGTAGAAGGTTATAAAAAAATAGAGATTCCTGAAAATGTGGTAATAGGGGAAGTGATTGATTGCGTTAAACATCCCAACGCAGATAAATTAAATGTATGTAAAGTTGATGTAGGGGATGAAACACTTCAGATTGTATGCGGTGCAAAAAATGTGGCTGCGGGCCAGTTTGTTGTTGTTTCAAAAGTAGGGGCATCATTGCCTGAAATTAAAATAAAAAAAGCGAAACTTAGAGGAATTGAATCAAACGGAATGATTTGTGCGGCAAGGGAGCTTGGTCTTCCTGATTTTCATGAAGGAATACTGGTTTTGGACAATTCGTTAGGGGAACTCAAAAAAGGCGAATACGCCGGAAATTATCTAAACGATGAAATAATAGAACTCGGAATTACCGCCAATAGTGGAGACTGTTTTTCTATATACGGAATTGCAAGGGAACTGGCAGCCGCATTTAACAAAAATATAATTTCCGAAGAATTTACATATGAAGAAATACCAGAAGGTATAGGAAGAATTGTAAAATTTGAAAAAACAGATATTAAACATTCTTCACATTTAATCAAAGCTTTTCAGGGAAGTGTTAAAAGTAATCTTAAAATTAAATACAGACTGAGTTTGTGCGAAATAGAAGCAAAAAATGATTTGGACGAACTTATAAAATATTCAATGCACGCCACAGGAGTGCTTTTGGTTGCATCGGACGTTAAGAGCAGTTTTGAAGAAAATAACGGTGTTGACGAATTAAAAACCCAAAGCGGAAAATATCAGGTCGGAATTAAAAACGATATAAAACTTGAAAATCCCTCTCAATTTATTATTGACGCCAACTATATAGACCCTGAATATGTAAGCGAAATTGTATTTGTTAATAAACTCAAAACCGATGAATATTTTTTTAAAGCGAGCAGAGGCAGTGAGCCTGATTTAAAAATTGGTATGGATTATTTTATAAAAGAGAGTAATTTAAAAGTATATTCATCTGAGATAGATTTTATAACGGAGAAAAAACCCCTTGTTTTAAATGTCTCAAGTAAAGAAATTTGCGAAATTATCGGTCAGAATATAGAGGAAGAAAAAATTGTCGAAATTTTAAAAAAGCTTGGGTTTGTCATTGAAATAATAGGAGATGAGACATTCAGGGTAAAAATTCCAGAATTCAGGGCGGATGTAAAAAATATTCAGGATGTTTCCGAGGAGGTTTTAAGAATATACGGAATAGATGAAATAAAATCTTCACCTTTAAATTTTGAAGAAAAAAACAGAATAAACGATATTATAAACAAAATTGATTTTATAAACGAATTAAAATTAAAATCTGTTTCTCTCGGATTTTATGAAGCGATTCATTTTGTGTTTGATGATAAAGAGAGATTAAAAAAATATGGTTTTGAAGTTGTTGATGAAAAGCTTGATTTGGCCAACCCTATTGTAAATGAACTTTCAACACTGCGCAGCACTCTGCTTTTGCAGCTTTTGGATGATATTAAAAGGAACAGGGCAAACGGATATAAATCAATATATTTATTTACAATAGGAAGTGTTTATAATAAAAACAGAGTCGAATTAACAAAAGCAGCCTATGTTATCAGCTCGAATGCAGAATTTGAAAACATAACCAATCAGGGAAAACCAAAAAAAGTTGAATTTAAAGATATGATTGAGAAATTGTCTTCTGTAATAGGAGAATTTAAATTAATGCAAAATGATTCTCATCCATTAGCCCATCCATATCAAAATGCAAAAATCATAAAAGACGGGAAAGAAATTGGAGTAGTGGCAAAGTTGCATCCAAAAGTACAAAAAGAATTTGATATTGAAGATACAGTTTTTGCGGAAATTGATTTGAATAAATTGAAAAGACCAAAAAAAGAGGCGAAAATTATCAATAAATTTCCAAAAGTAAACAGAGACCTTTCCATTGTTACAGATAAAAATATTACATACAAACAGATATTTGAATTAATAGATAATTTAAATATAAAAGAGTTAATAGATTTTTATCCTATAGATATTTATGATTTAGGAAAAAGTAACTCACTTACTATCAGATTTGTAATTCAGGGTGAAAAAACCTTAACAGACAATGAAATAAATGATATAATGCAAAAAATAATAAAAAAATTGGAAGAAAAAGGTTTTAGCTTAAGATGA